The DNA segment GTTTCTCTCTGCTCTATTTCTTTCTCTCGTTTCCACACCGTACTATCTTTTCTGGCCTGTTCTGAAGGACTTTTGTTTTAGTATTTTTTTTCCGTTTAAACAATAATAGTGGTTACAATCTAACAGTGTATCGGGAATTATTGGTTCAGAGATGCGAGGTCCTGGAAACGTGATTGTTTCTTACACGACGAACTTCCTCGGGCCTTCTTTTCCTCCTGTGGATATATCactaattaaaatatataattaaatcAAACGATAGTAATAACACATATATATAATAAGTTGGAAGAGTTGTAAATATTGTTGAATGAAACTTCTTAAAATCGACAAGAAGAAGAGATATGGCCCAATGCCtgactactcattactatttcTACTGCATATCAATATTGATAAATTAAACTGCAACTATTGGTGTAAATCGAGTAACAGTAGTATATAATTATGaaataaacaatattaaatTGCATTAAGAGTATAGAAATGCACGGAATTCTTTGAAATATCACTATTTAACCATGCACGCCTTCTTCAAAGTTTCTTCGGTTGATCGATTTTCCTCGAAATAATTTTACTAGAATAGCAGATTTTCTTTTAATGGTATTCAAGCTAATCATGATAGATTTACCATTAAAACTTCTCTTTCTTCTTATTCGGTCAGAAATGGAATTTCACTTTCCTCTGTTCGCAGGCCGACGAACTTCCCCCTGAACAAATTGCTGGTATGTATAAGTTTGCTATCGTAACGTTACTAATATACCCCGGTTACTAATGTAGTGCTagataaaacaaataaaattaagCAAATACTCTTCGACCGGtaattataaatttaatataaacGTAGTCCAATTAACCAAGCCCAAATTTATCAAGAGCTCAAGAGTGAAAACGCATATAGAAAAGTACCTGTTGGACTATGGTACCACTGAACGCGCCATTCTTGGTCTCTTTCCGGTATTTCAATCGCGTCGAAATCGTATCGTGTTTACTGGACGCCGCGTGTTAAATTTAGCTGAGGCTCGCTGTTTCTTCATCGTGTTTCCCTTTCGGTTTCCTGACCCTTCCGCTGGTGAACAGGGGGCTCGTTTAATCGTTCTGGATGATCTCGCGACGGTGTTTTACACGGAGCAACGAAGCTCTATCTTTAGGTGCGCCCTGTCCGTTGTTTTATGTCGAAAGCAAACTGCGTTTTGTATGCGGAGGAAATAGGCTTCTGCTCAACTGCCAAACGTATAAGAAAGAAAGTGTTTAAAAGTGTGCAAAAAAGGAACGATCGTTATCAAAATATGAAGCCAAAACAAAGATATTCTGTTTATAATTGTTATAGACGTGTTCAATTTACTTTCGAAGGCAAGAACAACCGATTATCAAAGTTAAAATGACATTTCATAAATTACTTCTTTACATTGGTTACTCTTTAATCAAAAAACAGAATTTTGTTATATAGTACCACTTGATACTTTAGTAAATTTATTCACAATTTCATCGTTATTCATAGCTTTTATTTCCATAGTTGTTTCGCTTGAATTTGAGATGTTCAGAATTATCGACACGTTTCAGTACAGGTACCCAGTTAGTTGAAATAATACAGTGTGCTGAAATTTAGAAATTCGTTACTCAAACATGACGAATGAACCCTCTAATAGCAGAAAATTAAAACAGACGCGACGAATAAACGGGTCAGATAAGTTATCCGGACGTCACGTTCTCAGAGTTTATTTGCGCTTCGATTCAATCGAGGGCAGCCGGCATAGACTGCCTATGTATAGCTACAGAACCGTCTTCGGTATGATAGCATGAGAGGAGGTATCGCGTGACTATTCAATCGCAGGGAAATCGGATTGTTAAAAATAGAGGAAGACTTTTCCAATGGGATCGAAAAATAGAAACTCGGAACAGCTCATTCGTTCTAAAGTGCAAAACATCCACGCAACAATCCTGGAACAAAATTAAATCCATCAATGTTTATCTTGTTCTAATTCTTAACTACTCTAATAATATTTAGCCATCAATTTTACTAAATCAGTTTCAATTTTTTTGTCTTACTAGAAAGTTGACTTATACGAAGGAAAAACGTTCTTTAAATTAAGCGATCGACCAATTTTGTTTTACAAGTAAGAAAAACAGGCAAATTTTGTTAAGGAAATAATCGTCAGCTTTTTGCAAGACTACTTGAAAACATACCGTCGCATAAATTACCGTAAAATTTCTTTACGCCGCCAGTCGACAACGATAAATAAACGATTTAACCAGTGTGAACGATGGTGCGTCAAGCCAAATAAGCTTCGAGCCAGAATCGCGAGCGAAAGGGCATTAACATTGGTTTCTAAATCCGTAACCGTATCGTAGATAGCTTTTAACACGTCGAAACACCGCTTAAGACCAGAGTTCTCCTGTAAAACGTTCTGTTCTCATTATTATGGTTCGTCACTTTGAAAAAATAAAGAGGAGAAAACAAAATATTCtcgaatataaaaaaaaaaattaatcatAATTCTCTTTTAGTCCTTCGCAAAGCGTTTGACAGCTTTGATAGAGAAAAGAGTGGTAGCATTCCAACTGATATGGTGGCTGACATCCTCAGATTGATGGGTCAAccctttaacaaaaagattctgGACGAGCTAATTGAGGAAGTGGACGCTGACAGTAAGTGGCATAAGTCAATTATTAGTCAGACATCCACATTCTAAGTAAAACTTGTTCCACTTCCACCAATAAACAACTTGTTTTAAGCTAACATTAATTTACAGTTTCCACTTGATTAAGAATTTAAGAAACGCTGAATTATAGTGGATTTGTGGATAAAATATCTTTTTCTGATCGACAGAATCTGGACGCCTTGAGTTTGAAGAGTTCGTCACGTTGGCCGCCAAATTTATCGTTGAAGAGGATGCAGAAGCTCTGGAAAAAGAACTTCGGGAAGCTTTCAGGCTTTATGACAAGGAAGGTAAATATATCCTTTCCTTATAGTTTATTTAAACGAATATCTTCATGGTTCTTATGTTTTTCTAGATCATAGCCATGAAATAATATTTTCGTACAGATCTATAAGAATGAAAAGAAAGCAGAAGATATagtaaaaaaagtaaaaaaacgtATTTGACTTATAAGTATTTTAGTTTTTTATATTTGGTTGCCTTATTTGGGGATGCTTCTCCAGAAAtgtatgcgaaatttccttgttaCTGAAGTATACAGTTGCTACTGTTTTCCTAACTCGATTTCGTTCTTCCTCATAGCTTGATTTTGATATAAACTTTCGATGTATCCTCACTTATGTCATTCGTTTCCACTTTTTTGTTTACGAATATATCTATTCAACAATGTTGCAACGCAAGTTCATAAGAATTGTCTTCGCGTGATTGCATAGGATTTTCATAGCAATGATAAGGTAGCCTTCCAAAGTTGTTTTCCTTGAAAAAGACATCTTAAATGTAATTTTGTTATTCTTCATTTTCATCGTATTTCGGTCCCTAAAAGAACTCTGTAATTTACTATGAATTATTGCCGAGCACCCTGTATATCGGTCGGCTGAGAATAGCCAGTTCCGCGAAATTAGCCGCGTAAAAGCATCGTCCTTCACCCGTTTTGTTTCGTGAGAATAAAagtcaagtgaattcgagaagtCTTACGCCCTCGGGATCACGGCCAAGAATCGCGCCTATTTTGTCACCAGAATCTCCATGAATTACGATCGAGCCAAAGGCTTGCGGACGTGTATTAATGTAActcttcgtcctctcaacattttcttCCTCCACTTCCATCGGTAGACGGGCATTAATAAATTATGTTTCCCGATCTTACTGTCGGAAAGTAATAATTGGTGATCAAGGTGACTGATTGTCATGAGGTCCAAAattaaaaggctatttttgttgCAGGGAATGGTTACATCCCGACTACGTGCTTGCGTGAAATCCTTAGGGAACTGGATGACCAATTGACGgacgaagaattggatattatgATCGAAGAAATTGACTCCGATGGATCTGGCACCGTTGATTTCGATGGTAAGTTTAATTAAAGTGTTGTTCCATTTTATAAATAACAGATTATCAATTTGCGTTTATCATTTTAACACCATCATTAAAAGCGATGCCTTGAATCTCTAAAACATATTAAACTATAGAACATATAAACTATAGATGGTATCAGAGTATAATTAACAAAAAAATGAATAATCAGCGCTATTTATTGGAAAGTTAGGATGGAAACTCAGCATGTGGTCAAGCGTTCTTTCATCGCTACGCGTTGAGCATCAtggtttatttatatatttttcatgaTTTTTCGGAACTAAAAGATTCTTCTAAAACAGTAGATTTCTTCTCCTCTTATTAATGTTATCCCCCCAGGAAGAATTTATCCTACATTTCTGTTCTACTGGAAATCGCAATAGTCTTTAACAGTAGAGTTTCCATCTCGTTATTTTTAGAATGCTTGTGTTTATTAAACAATGAGGTATTTTAAGTTTCAGCAGAAAATCTTTCGACAACCTAATGATTCTATATTGTACAAACTACCCACCCGCTATTTAATCCCGTTCCAACGACGATACAGTAATTTTGGTTCTAATTTCTCATTTCTTCACTGCAAAATCAGACAATGCACAAACACATTGTTGCATATCAAAAGAAAATTTATCTCCTCGTAGTATTGCCAATAAGCCCAGAATATGTAGATCAGTAAATAACAATTCGATGGCATTGGAGTCAAGAGAGAATATAATTGTATCCTCTTCTGTCTGCCTTAGATGGATTGTCTGCAAATTGGCTATTTGTTAATTCTTCTTTGGCACGTCGTATTTTACATGTCTTCTAAATCACTGAAGTAATTCATAAGAGTAATTCCTGAGAAAATTAATTCCATTACACTTATAGACgagatattattatttttatgcaAATTCTCATATAGAACAATTTGCACACTTAAAAGTAATTACAATCTGCTAGCATTTGATCCAGATTAATTCGTAAATTGAAAATCGCTGTTTGTAAATAATTACCGATTTTAAAATTACAATTTTTATTTCAGAATTCATGGAGATGATGACCGGAGAATAAACAATTTGACGTGTCGGTGGCACCAGTAATCCGACTCAAAGACATTACAAGTGCGACGCCCGCGTTCTATTCTTTCAAACTAAATATCTCTGCGTGtcttttaaagaaaaaaaagaaaaaaaagtaaaaaaaccaaaaacaaacaaaaagATTAGAATGCAAACGAGAATGGTGTCTGAAAGTGTGTAAAGATTGTTTTTAACGTCATGACACATCTTCGTCGATCGTCGAATCTCAGGACGATTTTGTACATGGCTTCAATATCACAGGGTTCACCTCTTTTGCAGGTTTCCTCCTTCCTTAACAAGTGCCGCAAATTAACTATGTTGTACGCGAGtcatgattattattattattattattattattattattattattactattaatattattattattattattattattattatttttactgtAAAAATAATGAATCACAGGTTCCAATATTTTTTGCATTATGTCTGCTAAATTTTTCATGGACAGTATTTATTTGTTGTTAATAAAACACTATTGAAAAGAATTCGAGATTCACTTTTTTTAACGAAGGTAACTAAAATCAACAATTTAGTTACAATCGTAACATTGTAGGTAGTAAGGCTTAGTAAGCGTTCTTGATCACCTAGTCATTTTATTTCTTTAACATTTGATTCATAATCACAATGATTTAAGAGCTCTCAGTAATTGACGTGTCGTAAATATAACATATAGTATAATACTTTTAAAAAAATAGAGTTGTTAGCAATAGACTAGAAATAGTTCGATAACTATAATAGTGGCACTAATAAACTTTGAAGTTTCGTCGCGACAAATGTATTCTTAATATTCTATGATCGCGCTCGCTAAAcgaatatataatttcattcaAATGCATGCATCAGCGCATTATGTTCAAGAAAGTGAATCGAACGTAAGTTAGGAAACAACGTACGACTTAGAACGTTATACGCATAAACGTGGACTAAACTATACAGCTTGCACAGATAAAAGACTGTCACTCCCTTTGATGAAAGCTATAATTTTTCACGTTTTCATGCTGAAAAATTTTCATAGAGAACTTTTACAGATATTCCACAACTATATATTTAAATTTCCTTTTAATATCATATCAGACTgataattttaatatattttttgctTGACAATTTATATCTGCACCATCAACCTACATCATATAAATTAATTCATTTACCTATGTCAGGATACATAGAATGAttctatatatttctaatggtcCTCATGCTTAGAACAATAAGAAAAAAACTTTCTTCCTtacatactatatatatatatatacttaactaaatatatatatatatatatatatatatatatttttttttcatttatatatttatacacaataattactaaatgctGATCTATATGTTTTTTGTcattttttatattctttttttaaCTAGAATAAATAGTATCGTTTATAATAGAAAGTTAAAAAGGGGAAAAATATAATCTGATGCGCTTAAGAGTTCTGCGaatcgtgtgtgtgtgtgtgtgtgtgcgcgcgcgcgcgcgtgtgtatgcgtttttatatatattaaattagcTGAGCAAAATGTGTGCAaaatagaagtattagaaaaataaagaaattttttaattggatAACCTGATTTCTCGTCGATCTTCCTCATTGTACGTATCAGAACTTTTCTTAGACAAGAGTTTGCAAGTCGTCATCCTCCAAACTTTTACTTTCGGAGGGTGACATTAAATGTCACATTTTAAATAAATGTGgaaattcattgctaatttcgcGTACAGATTGTTGGTCTTCTTGACTCTCCCCAGTTTCCTCGCAGAATATTCTGCAACACAAAACATATTTGAACGATTAGATAATAATGTACGGCATACGATTAAGAGATACCTTGTGAAACACTTCAACAGATCTTCCGAGCGATACTTGTGCTCGTTGTAACTGGAAGTACGAAGTACTCTTCGGCATAGTTCCAAATATTGTCTACGCTGTAAAACGGTGATAATAATTATTATGTTTATCCCTATTAACAGCAatcaaatattattattattatccttCAGTAATACCTTATCACCGGGAAACATATCGTACAGCTGGCGCAAAATTATATCAATTAAAACTTTCACGTCATTTGTATAGAAGAGACCTGCAGTAACGTCGTTGCTGAACAAATCGATAAACAGTTTTAGTACAGAATGAGGTGGTGGTGGTTCATGATCAAATATTCGCACAGGATCCTCTACAACAAGGTTACAGATTCCGCAGCACTTAAACTTAATTCTTCTAAAATATACTTcgctttttaaatatatatatcacCTTCTCTATTGAATAAAAGTAAAATCTTCTCAGTGAAACTCTTGGCCACTGTTCTTTCCTTCAATGCATTTAGAACAATGTTTTCGGAGTTTATGAATTGTAAATTATAGGACAATATTAAATTCACGAACAAATCCGGAATCTGATCTTCCAAGTCCATATCCGGTGGATTCTCGATCAAATCTAAAATAAACGCTATAAAATCCGGACCCAATTGTTCTACAATAAAGATCGTAATTAAATTCTACGGTAGACAGAAAGAGAGACGAGAACTTTAATGCAACACTCACCCAAATGTGTAACTGGCATAGGTTCACCCATTGAGAAAATCATAGTAAGCAATAATGAAGAATAATTTAATTTCGTCACGTTTCTAGGATTActtctcatatctctgtttgaTACACACGAATTGGCAAGttaatttgaataattttgtaCAAGTTAGCAATTTATTAAATATTACCTTGCTAGTTCCATAGGTAATATACTATTTAACATTATCGTCAAGATCACAGAATCCAGACTACACATTACTCCAAATGATTGCAAGAGCAGTTGTCTAATAGTCCACCTTGGTTCCATTTGATAATATTGTATCAATATATTAACGCCATCATATTGATTCTGTTGTAAAACGTATCTAGATACGTTTGCATCCGCATTTGTCTGTAAGTTGAACATGCTACGTAAATGATTAGAATATAGGATAATTTCTTTAGCTAATGTAATACGATATACCAATATAGATGTAAGTTCCTTTATGTAGTCAACAATAATAGATTCATCCTCATAAAGCATCCAGTTTCTCTGTTGAGAGTCTTCTTTGCAAGAAGTAAGCTCTGTAAAAATTACTTTCAATCTATTCGCGTCATATGTCTCCTCTAGACTCATTTGCGACACCGTGAACGGCGTTTCTAATTGATGTAACAACGCATCAAAGTAATGGCTAACATTTTGTGGCAGCAATTGTTGCAGTCCAGAAACAACTACCGTCACTGCTACCTTCGACATTTCGTAACTTAACTGAGTATTTCTGCGTACTTGGTCAAGCAATTGATAAGCTGTATGAGAGTTGATATCACATAATGAACTTTTCTTCTTCATAGGTGAACTAATAGGAGTCTGTCGATTGCTGCCCTGAGATGGACTCTTACGAATATCCGCTTGAATCTTTTGTGTCTCAGAAGAAGACTGAGATGGAAGAGATTGCATTCTCTGTTCACTTATAGATACATGCTGAAATTGCGTAGCGATCTGTGTTTTTTCCTTTTCACTGCTGCCATGCACAGTTGTCTGTGCTGTCATATATGATGTATTACTCTGAACATTGTTAATGTCCCCCTCTTGAGTATTACAGACAGGCGATGAACATATTTCTCTAGTAGGCGTGCTATTCCCAAACTCCGGAGGCATAGGAGCTTGCTTTTTATGCTTTCTATTTGACTCTACCTGTTTCTTCTTCTTGAATAATCTAAGAAGAAGATCCTGTTTATCTAAGCGCAATCCAGGGTGTTCTTTAGTCTCAACCTTTAGATTATCCATACAATCATTTAGGAAGTCAATGAACACTTGAGATGATACCTGCAAAGTATTTAATTCTAAATGATCTTCAATTAATCGCTCTCCTTATTATATTAACAGACCTGCACAGTTGTCACATAATTTGAGGGAATATATCCAATTTGGCCATCCTTATTGGCGACCCGCCACCAATTCTTCGGCCTGTTATTCGTctgatttagaataaaataaTCACCTTCTTGAAAGCTGAGGGTTTTTGCGAATGTGGCTTTGTAATCGTAGAGAGCTTTAAGCAGTTCATAGTTCTCTGGACGATTATGAAAATATTGATGTTAAAACTAGTTTGAACACATTTGAAAGATATTACGGAATTTAACAGCTGCAGAAATATCGATCAACCGACTTACCTAACCTCATGGAATTGTCATCCATGATCGCCTATTAAAATGGAAAGTGATATTCGTTCCCGTGGAGACAACGCCCAGGTGAGAAATAAACGGGCGGAGAATTGCCTACCACCGCTCACCAATTTCACTTTCATTCGTGCTCAACATATTTCTCTCTGCGgtgtacctttttttttttgtcagcCAACTATACATATAGGCGAATTCGAGAGGACCCTCTATGTATATCGTGAGAGATTGGTATAAGCCGAATGCTGCCAGATTGCAATAGCAATACTGTACGAAGAATTTCCAACGCATGGGCATTAAAATGCGTACATATGGATTTATATTTCGCATCGTAGTTCGGATTCTATGACATTTTTCCTAAACATGTTCGAATTAGTTTAAGTAATTAAAAGCTATTGATTCTTTCAACATACCATTTTGTTCAGTTTAAAATCGTAGTAATTTATAAATTACACGGATAGGTAGCTATGTATCAGCCATTCGATCTTTTGGTCAACAATCGAATAGAAATATCGGATAAAGGTTATCGAGCAACTTATTCTCTCGTGCGGAGATGTTAAGAATTAGCGGACAATTTAAATTTTATAACGGCATGCTTACATTATAATCCATTAAAATCTCTCGGTAATAAAATTGTTAATTTGAAGCTAAGGTATAATTTTTGCAATGTCCTTTAACCTAAAATAGAAGCGTGCGATATAGAAGAAATTCTAAATCGCACGATAGTTTAACACGATAAAACGTATGAATTCCGTGAAAAGCGTTAATCTGGGTTCTATCCAATTCCAATTATAATATTTCAGTATACGTATAATTAGACGAATTTCGAACATTATTGGCAAACAACAGCAGGGCAAGCTGAAAGATACTAAGGGTGATAAGGTAATCGATATAATTAGTGTATTTAACATCGTTAGAAGAAATTTATATGGTATTTTGCTCGAGCCTATGAACGGAAAGATGATTTGAATATAGCTTTGTATACGTTTCAGAACTTATAACATAAATCTGTTAACGAACATGGAGAGATCACTTAAGATAACAGGCACGCAATGCATTGCTTCGAAGATGTGATTGTAAACAAATATCAATTCACAATAGTACTTACAGCAAAATTTTAAATTACTTAATACTAAAATGATTAATATGGTATTGCTATACATACTACTTGAAGTAAAATTTTTACACTAATATATTGCGAAAAATAACTTGCGCGTCAAATGAATTCGTTACAAAAACGTATGTTAGAATTCGGGAATCATTTTGACAGAAGTaagtatttctatatctcagaaAATGTAACAATAACGTACGTAtaagtatattttatattttcgcAGATATTACATTTCTCGAATGATCAAATACTAGAATGACATCAAGTTTTGAACATAACCTTCTTACTCGATGCCATACAAACGAATACGTCGTTGTTTGAATTAAAGATAATGACACGATGCCTGATATATTTTTACACAATTGCAAAAGTCATGCTATGTTAATTGCAGTGTTTGATTGAAACAATTGTTTGTCGCGATGCCAGGCAAGATAAAAGTGAAAATACTGGCAGGTCGGAACCTGCCAGTGATGGACCGTTCTGGTGATACGACAGATGCGTACGTTGAATTGAAGTTTGGGAACGTAACAT comes from the Xylocopa sonorina isolate GNS202 chromosome 1, iyXylSono1_principal, whole genome shotgun sequence genome and includes:
- the Tpnci gene encoding troponin C type I isoform X3; translation: MADELPPEQIAVLRKAFDSFDREKSGSIPTDMVADILRLMGQPFNKKILDELIEEVDADKSGRLEFEEFVTLAAKFIVEEDAEALEKELREAFRLYDKEGNGYIPTTCLREILRELDDQLTDEELDIMIEEIDSDGSGTVDFDEFMEMMTGE
- the Tpnci gene encoding troponin C type I isoform X1; amino-acid sequence: MVCSIDDIADELPPEQIAVLRKAFDSFDREKSGSIPTDMVADILRLMGQPFNKKILDELIEEVDADKSGRLEFEEFVTLAAKFIVEEDAEALEKELREAFRLYDKEGNGYIPTTCLREILRELDDQLTDEELDIMIEEIDSDGSGTVDFDEFMEMMTGE
- the Tpnci gene encoding troponin C type I isoform X2, with translation MADELPPEQIAVLRKAFDSFDREKSGSIPTDMVADILRLMGQPFNKKILDELIEEVDADKSGRLEFEEFVTLAAKFIVEEDAEALEKELREAFRLYDKEGNGYIPTTCLREILRELDDQLTDEELDIMIEEIDSDGSGTVDFDEFMEMMTGE
- the LOC143431165 gene encoding NCK-interacting protein with SH3 domain — protein: MDDNSMRLENYELLKALYDYKATFAKTLSFQEGDYFILNQTNNRPKNWWRVANKDGQIGYIPSNYVTTVQVSSQVFIDFLNDCMDNLKVETKEHPGLRLDKQDLLLRLFKKKKQVESNRKHKKQAPMPPEFGNSTPTREICSSPVCNTQEGDINNVQSNTSYMTAQTTVHGSSEKEKTQIATQFQHVSISEQRMQSLPSQSSSETQKIQADIRKSPSQGSNRQTPISSPMKKKSSLCDINSHTAYQLLDQVRRNTQLSYEMSKVAVTVVVSGLQQLLPQNVSHYFDALLHQLETPFTVSQMSLEETYDANRLKVIFTELTSCKEDSQQRNWMLYEDESIIVDYIKELTSILTNADANVSRYVLQQNQYDGVNILIQYYQMEPRWTIRQLLLQSFGVMCSLDSVILTIMLNSILPMELARDMRSNPRNVTKLNYSSLLLTMIFSMGEPMPVTHLEQLGPDFIAFILDLIENPPDMDLEDQIPDLFVNLILSYNLQFINSENIVLNALKERTVAKSFTEKILLLFNREEDPVRIFDHEPPPPHSVLKLFIDLFSNDVTAGLFYTNDVKVLIDIILRQLYDMFPGDKRRQYLELCRRVLRTSSYNEHKYRSEDLLKCFTRIFCEETGESQEDQQSVREISNEFPHLFKM